A single window of Flavobacterium sp. 140616W15 DNA harbors:
- a CDS encoding LytTR family DNA-binding domain-containing protein has protein sequence MNTKLKCLLLDDELPGLTYLKMLCEQIPELEIVKAFNNPEKLLSEIPNLDFDLLISDIEMPGIDGLDLARLLENKLVVFCTAYKEYAAEAFNIDAVDYITKPVKLERLQKAVSKALEQFNKPEAVKTFMQLNTDKGKTLLYFNQIQYIETATTDSRDKTVLLADGSLLTLKNINFGSLLKQLPEAYFCRVNKKEIIAMSAIKFFNHNEIVLHHQRKNGTNITLSLSETYRSDFLLKVKI, from the coding sequence TTGAATACAAAACTCAAATGCTTATTACTGGATGATGAGTTACCCGGATTAACTTATCTAAAAATGCTGTGTGAGCAAATTCCCGAATTAGAGATTGTAAAAGCTTTTAATAATCCCGAAAAATTATTGTCTGAAATTCCAAATCTAGATTTCGATTTATTAATATCTGATATCGAAATGCCCGGGATTGACGGACTAGATTTAGCCCGTTTACTTGAAAACAAATTAGTTGTTTTTTGTACTGCTTACAAAGAATATGCAGCCGAAGCATTTAATATTGATGCCGTAGATTATATTACAAAGCCTGTAAAATTAGAACGTCTACAAAAGGCTGTTTCTAAAGCGCTTGAGCAGTTTAACAAACCCGAAGCAGTCAAAACCTTCATGCAGTTAAATACAGACAAAGGAAAAACCTTGTTGTATTTTAATCAAATTCAATACATAGAAACTGCTACAACTGACAGTCGTGACAAAACAGTACTTCTAGCAGATGGAAGCTTACTTACTTTAAAAAACATAAACTTTGGTTCACTCCTAAAACAATTACCCGAGGCCTATTTTTGTCGAGTAAATAAAAAGGAAATCATTGCAATGAGTGCTATTAAATTTTTCAATCACAACGAAATAGTACTGCACCATCAAAGAAAAAACGGAACAAATATTACACTTTCTTTGAGCGAAACCTACCGATCTGACTTTTTACTTAAAGTAAAAATATAA
- a CDS encoding sensor histidine kinase, with protein MQTSTTITNLLLAIIILLVALIGYIVYQLVQSRKAKEIAEKNFYLLEMKVNDLQLETLESKLNPHLFKNILNSIQSHAYQTYFALDKLANVLDYILYESKKKLVTPKEEIEFALNLIEINKIKISPLFELKVKTIIGEDEKLYDQPLLAPLISIDLIENAFKHADIQNADAFISIIFELKDNHFSLTVSNKVSDKKVLKKERSGIGNATLEQRLKIIYKNQFKLDKFVENDTYIAHLKINLLEYKTQMLITG; from the coding sequence ATGCAAACAAGCACCACTATAACTAATCTTCTACTAGCAATAATTATTTTGCTAGTAGCCCTGATTGGTTATATAGTCTATCAATTGGTTCAATCTAGAAAAGCCAAAGAAATAGCCGAAAAGAATTTTTATCTGCTAGAGATGAAGGTAAATGATTTGCAATTGGAAACATTAGAATCTAAACTTAATCCTCATCTTTTTAAGAATATCCTTAATTCAATTCAATCACATGCGTATCAAACTTATTTTGCTTTAGACAAATTGGCCAATGTGCTAGATTACATCCTTTACGAGAGCAAGAAAAAGTTGGTCACTCCAAAAGAAGAAATTGAATTTGCATTGAATTTAATCGAAATCAACAAAATTAAAATTAGTCCACTTTTTGAATTAAAAGTAAAGACTATTATTGGCGAAGACGAAAAACTATACGACCAGCCATTGCTCGCTCCTTTAATCTCTATCGATTTAATCGAAAATGCTTTTAAACATGCAGATATACAAAATGCAGATGCCTTTATTTCAATAATATTTGAATTAAAAGACAATCATTTCTCTCTAACAGTATCTAATAAAGTTTCGGATAAAAAGGTATTAAAGAAAGAACGAAGCGGTATAGGAAATGCCACATTAGAACAACGATTAAAAATTATCTATAAAAATCAATTCAAACTTGATAAATTTGTAGAGAACGATACTTACATTGCTCATTTAAAAATTAATCTACTTGAATACAAAACTCAAATGCTTATTACTGGATGA
- a CDS encoding multidrug efflux SMR transporter, which produces MNWILLVIAGLFEVGFASCLGKAKESSGMVATYWMIGFFVCLTISMLLLYKATQVLPIGTAYAVWTGIGAVGTVLVGILIFKEPATFWRIFFLTTLIASIIGLKFVSSH; this is translated from the coding sequence ATGAATTGGATTTTACTTGTAATAGCTGGGCTATTTGAAGTAGGTTTTGCCTCTTGTCTTGGCAAAGCCAAAGAATCATCTGGAATGGTAGCAACTTACTGGATGATTGGATTTTTTGTATGCCTTACAATAAGCATGCTTTTATTATACAAAGCAACTCAGGTTTTACCTATAGGAACAGCCTATGCCGTTTGGACAGGAATTGGAGCCGTAGGAACTGTTTTGGTTGGAATTCTTATCTTTAAAGAACCTGCAACATTTTGGAGAATATTTTTCTTAACGACTTTAATAGCTTCAATTATTGGGTTAAAATTTGTTTCAAGCCATTAA